The proteins below are encoded in one region of Aspergillus nidulans FGSC A4 chromosome III:
- a CDS encoding uncharacterized protein (transcript_id=CADANIAT00006329), translating into MGLMRYHRRHHFRVAITVASSCSLARSSYLTLCGIAENGTPIRTNRTNQRWLRDQPTGQLRLTTRRERNTTAKPLTDCSMPAMQLCCALCKAQGHCGARSPPSVPGAEGTSPRWGGEQPLPAYVRLITSNNTTHGFPTFVRTSGYQSVEMAKAFFGTWAVKLQPVLLGHFGEIRSCLVFSGNCGSGPLAGASAAARAFIIAASPTEDTGIAWHGVAWRGAKWLSDRSHGYDVLGLPSEDLVLAQTLRSALRTTTASKSLNITAKVRLADYPQNIPSGHVSGWTTISAGDSGDRKDGARTAISALESGPGRMMYGSNLARKSPVVDPSEAS; encoded by the exons ATGGGTCTTATGCGGTATCATCGTCGGCATCACTTCCGTGTTGCAATAACTGTCGCATCAAGCTGCTCGCTTGCAAGATCATCTTATCTAACTCTGTGTGGCATAGCAGAAAACGGGACGCCTATACGTACAAACAGGACAAACCAACGTTGGTTGAGAGACCAGCCTACAGGCCAACTCCGCCTGACCACAAGGCGTGAGCGCAACACCACAGCCAAGCCTCTCACAGATTGCAGCATGCCAGCAATGCAGTTGTGCTGCGCTCTATGCAAAGCACAGGGCCACTGCGGCGCACGGAGCCCACCCTCAGTTCCTGGCGCTGAAGGAACCAGTCCGCGATGGGGTGGAGAGCAGCCACTGCCCGCATACGTAC GCCTCATCACATCTAATAATACGACCCATGGTTTCCCGACTTTTGTCCGGACTAGCGGCTATCAGTCTGTTGAGATGGCCAAGGCATTCTTTGGGACCTGGGCAGTTAAGCTTCAACCAGTTTTACTGGGCCACTTTGGTGAGATACGATCATGCCTCGTTTTCTCGGGAAATTGCGGGTCAGGACCGCTTGCGGGCGCCAGTGCTGCTGCTCGAGCGTTTATTATTGCTGCCTCACCAACAGAGGATACCGGCATAGCATGGCATGGTGTTGCATGGCGTGGTGCAAAATGGCTTAGTGATCGATCACACGGATACGATGTCTTGGGCCTCCCGAGCGAGGACCTGGTCCTTGCGCAAACACTACGGAGCGCGTTGCGGACGACAACTGCGTCCAAAAGTCTGAATATCACCGCCAAAGTCCGTTTAGCCGATTATCCTCAAAATATCCCGTCTGGACACGTCTCCGGCTGGACTACGATCTCTGCTGGAGACTCTGGAGACCGAAAAGATGGAGCCCGAACCGCAATCTCAGCCTTGGAGTCTGGTCCTGGCAGGATGATGTACGGGTCTAATTTGGCGCGCAAGTCCCCCGTTGTCGATCCCTCTGAGGCCTCCTGA
- a CDS encoding uncharacterized protein (transcript_id=CADANIAT00006330), with the protein MLSEEDAHTYKVRRHPLVRAANTTEAMGSSLIKRLAHTLENQSAKTAVITSRLIGDLVILAPSFFSWCILAAQQSGITVADRPRNAWSIWVGIFTYQSAAWERRQWSMLGVNTVATAIRVDGFHAISNFISGQGLPRHSEHPDLASPKSSLDQLLDESIILALDVSPLICSKRQIATATVLKVCGGVGLIGAKFCELETVEPYGNDSDIASHLPMVGETKSYSNRFSQFT; encoded by the exons ATGCtttctgaagaagacgcTCACACATACAAAGTCCGAAGACACCCTCTGGTTAGGGCAGCGAATACCACCGAAGCCATGGGATCCAGTCTGATCAAGAGACTAGCACATAC GCTTGAAAATCAAAGCGCAAAAACTGCGGTGATCACCTCAAGGCTGATTGGTGATCTAGTCATTCTGGccccttcctttttctcctggTGCATCCTGGCGGCACAGCAATCGGGCATTACCGTGGCGGATCGCCCTCGAAACGCATGGTCAATCTGGGTCGGAATTTTTACTTACCAATCAGCAGCTTGGGAACGTAGACAATGGTCGATGTTGGGCGTCAATACGGTGGCCACCGCTATTCGGGTGGATGGCTTTCATGCAATCTCCAACTTTATTTCTGGGCAAGGCTTGCCACGACACAGCGAACATCCTGATCTTGCGTCTCCAAAATCCAGTCTGGATCAACTGCTCGACGAGTCGATTATACTCGCGCTCGATGTGTCCCCACTGATTTGCTCCAAGAGGCAGATCGCCACAGCCACCGTCTTGAAGGTGTGCGGGGGAGTTGGATTGATTGGTGCGAAATTTTGCGAGTTGGAAACCGTTGAGCCATATGGCAATGACTCAGATATAGCCTCGCATCTGCCGATGGTGGGCGAGACAAAGAGTTACAGCAACAGGTTTTCCCAGTTCACCTAG